GCCGCTCTCGGAGCACGAACAGAAGCTGCTCGAGCAATTGGAGAAGCAGCTGCACGAGGACGATCCGAAGTTCGCCAATTCAATGGGCTCGGATCCGGGACGCCCGTGGTCCACGCGCCATGTGGTGATTGGTGTATTAGGTACGTTGGCAGGCATCCTCGTCCTGCTGGTGGGTGTCACGATTCAGAACATTTTCGTGGGTGTCGCCGGCTTTGTCGTTATGGGGGCCGGCGTCTACTTCGCCACGATGCGCAGTTCGGC
This genomic interval from Micrococcaceae bacterium Sec5.7 contains the following:
- a CDS encoding DUF3040 domain-containing protein, which produces MPLSEHEQKLLEQLEKQLHEDDPKFANSMGSDPGRPWSTRHVVIGVLGTLAGILVLLVGVTIQNIFVGVAGFVVMGAGVYFATMRSSAAGKAKAGGNSGKPGKARSSFMNSLEERWDERRRGDS